The following coding sequences lie in one Rutidosis leptorrhynchoides isolate AG116_Rl617_1_P2 chromosome 6, CSIRO_AGI_Rlap_v1, whole genome shotgun sequence genomic window:
- the LOC139851873 gene encoding uncharacterized protein, producing the protein MSFSGPSINSGGRTARRVFEFGRTYVVKPKGKHQATIVWLHGLGDNGASWSQLLETLPLPNIKWICPTSPAQPVTLFGGFPTTAWFDVSDLSENSHQDVEGMDASAAHVLSLLSTEPPNIKLGVGGFSMGAATALHSATCFTHGKFGNGNAYSTHLDVVVGLSGWLPCAKDLNKKVEGDEAASCASSLPILLCHGKVDDVVNFRFGEKSAQKLISTGFKHLTFKTYDSLGHYTIPEEMDDVCSWLASKLELEGKQ; encoded by the exons ATGAGTTTCAGTGGCCCATCTATCAACTCTG GTGGCAGGACTGCCAGAAGGGTATTTGAGTTTGGACGCACGTATGTTGTGAAACCTAAAGGCAAACACCAGGCGACCATTGTTTGGTTGCATGGTCTCGGTGATAATGGTGCAAG CTGGTCACAGCTCTTGGAGACACTTCCTCTTCCAAAT ATTAAATGGATATGCCCTACGTCACCGGCTCAACCAGTAACCTTATTCGGCGGCTTTCCCACCACTGCAT GGTTTGATGTAAGTGACCTGTCTGAAAATTCACATCAAGATGTAGAAGGGATGGATGCTTCAGCAGCACATGTTTTGAGTCTTTTGTCTACCGAGCCTCCTAATA TCAAACTTGGTGTAGGAGGCTTTAGTATGGGCGCAGCAACTGCTCTGCACTCTGCAACTTGCTTTACCCATGGAAAGTTTGGGAATGGCAACGCATACTCTACTCATTTAGATGTAGTTGTTGGCCTTAGCGGATGGCTTCCATGTGCAAA GGATCTGAATAAGAAGGTTGAAGGGGATGAAGCTGCAAGTTGTGCTTCATCATTGCCCATTTTGCTCTGTCATGGCAAAG TTGATGATGTGGTGAACTTTCGTTTTGGTGAGAAGTCAGCGCAGAAACTAATTTCAACTGGCTTCAAACATCTGACTTTCAAAACCTATGACTC GCTTGGGCACTACACGATTCCAGAAGAGATGGATGACGTTTGTTCTTGGTTAGCTTCAAAACTAGAACTGGAAGGTAAACAGTAG